In Salisediminibacterium beveridgei, one DNA window encodes the following:
- a CDS encoding isoprenyl transferase: MFNKLKSEKITNETDIQLDNVPKHIAIIMDGNGRWAKKRGLPRVAGHREGMNTVRRTVRQANRYGVEALTLYAFSTENWKRPKTEVEFLMRLPERFLTKELPELMEQNVTVRVTGEIDKLPEYTRRAVENAVIETAGNDGLILNFALNYGSRAEMVQGIQSICQEVKDGNLLIDDIDESLFQSHLMTHDLKDPDLLIRTSGEIRLSNFMLWQLAYSEFWFTEVLWPDFKEEDFQKAIAVYQTRQRRYGGV, translated from the coding sequence ATGTTTAATAAACTGAAATCTGAAAAAATCACGAATGAAACAGATATTCAATTGGATAATGTTCCGAAGCATATTGCAATTATCATGGATGGTAATGGCAGATGGGCTAAAAAGAGGGGGCTTCCGAGAGTCGCAGGTCATCGGGAAGGAATGAACACAGTCCGTCGAACCGTTCGTCAGGCAAATCGATATGGGGTTGAGGCATTGACGCTTTATGCATTCTCTACAGAAAACTGGAAACGGCCAAAAACGGAAGTGGAATTTCTGATGCGTCTACCTGAACGATTTCTAACGAAGGAATTACCTGAACTTATGGAACAGAATGTGACTGTCCGGGTCACTGGAGAGATTGATAAATTACCGGAATATACGCGAAGAGCTGTCGAAAATGCTGTGATAGAGACAGCAGGAAATGATGGGTTAATTTTAAATTTTGCATTGAACTATGGAAGCAGGGCTGAAATGGTTCAGGGCATCCAGAGTATCTGTCAGGAAGTGAAGGATGGAAATTTACTGATTGATGATATTGATGAGTCATTATTTCAATCTCATCTAATGACGCATGATTTAAAGGACCCGGATTTACTTATTCGAACGAGTGGTGAAATTCGACTCAGTAACTTTATGCTCTGGCAACTTGCTTATTCCGAATTCTGGTTTACAGAAGTTCTTTGGCCTGATTTTAAAGAGGAAGATTTCCAAAAAGCAATTGCTGTATATCAAACGAGACAGCGACGATATGGTGGGGTTTAA
- a CDS encoding phosphatidate cytidylyltransferase produces MKQRVITGVVAGAGFLGIIILGGHFFAGLIFLLATVAMKELLAMKQIRVMTARGFAGFFLMWLLLIPDSYINFEAFAYERAEFFLLLLIVLLALTVISRNKWTFDDAGFTVLASVYVGFGFHYFHYARTIEEGLMHVILILILVWSSDSGAYFAGRKFGKHKLSPSISPKKTIEGSAGGVVLALITGTTFLLFMPLFNSWLVSLLFMLTVSLVGQLGDLVESAFKRHYAVKDSGNVLPGHGGILDRFDSLIFVMPIIYLFGFL; encoded by the coding sequence ATGAAACAACGAGTTATTACCGGCGTTGTTGCCGGGGCGGGGTTTCTCGGAATCATTATTTTGGGCGGCCATTTTTTTGCCGGCCTGATTTTTCTGTTGGCGACAGTCGCAATGAAAGAACTGCTTGCTATGAAACAGATACGGGTAATGACTGCCCGTGGATTTGCAGGATTTTTCTTGATGTGGTTGTTGCTTATTCCGGATTCGTATATTAATTTCGAGGCATTTGCATATGAACGTGCAGAATTCTTCTTGTTATTATTGATTGTTTTGCTTGCGTTAACTGTCATTTCAAGAAATAAATGGACGTTTGATGATGCAGGTTTTACCGTACTTGCATCAGTTTATGTTGGATTTGGCTTTCATTATTTTCATTATGCCAGAACAATTGAAGAGGGTTTGATGCATGTGATATTAATCCTGATTTTGGTCTGGTCATCGGACTCAGGTGCATATTTTGCAGGTCGTAAGTTTGGCAAGCATAAATTATCGCCAAGCATCAGTCCTAAAAAGACGATCGAAGGCTCTGCCGGTGGAGTGGTTCTCGCCCTCATCACAGGGACAACTTTCCTTCTATTCATGCCATTGTTTAACAGTTGGCTTGTTTCACTGCTGTTTATGCTTACGGTTTCTCTGGTTGGACAATTGGGAGATCTGGTGGAATCGGCTTTTAAAAGGCATTACGCTGTTAAAGATTCGGGAAATGTTCTTCCTGGCCATGGTGGGATACTGGACAGGTTCGACAGTTTAATCTTTGTCATGCCGATTATCTATCTATTTGGATTTTTGTAA
- the tsf gene encoding translation elongation factor Ts has protein sequence MEISAKMVKELREKTGAGMMDCKKALTETDGDMESAIEFLREKGIAKAAKKADRVAAEGLSQAIVQGNKAVLVEVNSETDFVSKNENFVNMVNEVAKHILENQPKDVEEALSQSFKGSGEGDTLEAFINNQIAKIGEKISLRRFELVEAEEDEVFGAYIHMGGRIGVLTVLNGSDEHVAKDIAMHVAALNPKYVRREEVDAEVVDAEREVLKQQALNEGKPEKIVEKMVEGRLSKFFEEVCLNEQAFVKDGDQKVGKYVASKGGEVKTFFRYEVGEGMEKREENFADEVMSQVNK, from the coding sequence ATGGAAATTTCAGCAAAAATGGTAAAAGAACTTCGTGAAAAAACAGGTGCAGGCATGATGGACTGCAAAAAAGCCTTGACTGAAACAGACGGTGACATGGAAAGCGCAATTGAATTTCTCCGTGAAAAAGGTATTGCTAAAGCAGCGAAAAAAGCTGACCGTGTGGCAGCAGAAGGTTTGTCGCAGGCAATCGTTCAAGGAAATAAAGCTGTACTCGTTGAAGTGAATTCTGAAACAGATTTCGTATCAAAGAACGAAAACTTCGTAAACATGGTAAATGAAGTAGCGAAGCATATTTTGGAGAATCAGCCAAAGGACGTTGAAGAAGCGCTGAGTCAGTCCTTTAAAGGCAGCGGAGAAGGCGACACACTCGAAGCATTTATCAATAACCAGATTGCAAAAATTGGTGAAAAAATTTCTCTTCGACGTTTCGAATTGGTAGAGGCAGAAGAAGACGAAGTATTTGGTGCCTATATTCATATGGGTGGACGAATTGGTGTCTTGACCGTATTGAACGGCTCAGATGAACATGTGGCAAAGGATATTGCCATGCATGTAGCTGCACTGAATCCGAAGTATGTCCGTCGTGAAGAAGTGGATGCTGAAGTCGTGGATGCAGAGCGAGAAGTCTTAAAACAACAGGCATTGAACGAAGGAAAACCCGAGAAAATCGTGGAAAAAATGGTGGAAGGCCGTCTGAGCAAGTTCTTTGAAGAAGTTTGTTTGAATGAGCAAGCTTTTGTTAAAGATGGTGATCAAAAAGTAGGGAAATATGTTGCTTCAAAAGGTGGCGAAGTTAAAACATTCTTCCGCTATGAAGTAGGCGAAGGTATGGAAAAAAGAGAAGAGAACTTTGCTGATGAAGTAATGTCACAAGTGAACAAATAA
- a CDS encoding DUF6115 domain-containing protein: MIYLLILSFFLHLVSIFAIVTLYQKTEAFKPMDKEQTLREMEDLLVSYTTEMKENNERIARRLSKLNLEQAKPTNFEKESRDPTEEQKQGNQHPSEKPEKDADFVNKSSAASLKELNREQTNEKDEYGGYKPPSIPDDDVKVNTSSTSRILSMHAQGESPQEIARKLQMGAGEVELLLKFHQ, translated from the coding sequence ATGATTTATTTACTTATTCTCAGTTTCTTTTTACACTTGGTCAGCATTTTTGCTATTGTGACACTTTATCAGAAAACGGAAGCATTCAAGCCAATGGATAAAGAGCAGACCCTGAGAGAGATGGAAGATTTGCTGGTCTCATATACAACTGAAATGAAAGAAAATAACGAACGGATTGCCAGGCGTCTCAGTAAATTAAATCTTGAGCAGGCAAAACCGACAAACTTCGAGAAAGAGTCCCGTGACCCAACGGAAGAGCAAAAGCAGGGAAATCAGCATCCTTCTGAGAAACCTGAGAAGGATGCTGATTTTGTGAATAAATCCTCTGCTGCCTCTTTGAAGGAGCTGAATCGGGAACAAACCAATGAAAAGGATGAATATGGGGGATACAAACCACCTTCCATTCCGGATGACGATGTGAAAGTAAATACATCGAGTACATCCCGGATCCTGTCCATGCATGCCCAAGGAGAAAGTCCGCAGGAAATTGCCCGCAAACTCCAGATGGGTGCAGGTGAAGTTGAACTTCTCTTGAAATTTCACCAATAA
- the frr gene encoding ribosome recycling factor: MTKEILKQTEERMIKSLEALGRELGSVRTGRANASLLDRIQVEYYGMMTPLNQLASISVPEGRMLVIQPFDKSSLQDIEKAIQKADIGLSPSNDGNIIRISVPALNEERRKELIKVVGRYAEDAKVAVRNVRRDANDELKKLEKDGGLTEDDLRRRQDEVQKLTDDYIKKIDERVKAKEQDIQEV; the protein is encoded by the coding sequence ATGACAAAAGAAATATTGAAGCAAACGGAAGAGCGTATGATCAAATCACTGGAAGCTCTAGGGCGTGAACTTGGTTCTGTCAGAACCGGACGCGCGAATGCATCACTTCTTGACCGGATACAAGTTGAGTATTATGGAATGATGACGCCACTCAATCAGTTGGCGAGTATCAGTGTTCCAGAAGGAAGAATGCTTGTGATCCAACCGTTTGATAAATCAAGTTTACAGGACATCGAAAAAGCTATCCAAAAGGCGGATATTGGTTTGTCTCCGAGTAATGATGGCAATATTATCCGGATTTCTGTACCTGCTCTCAATGAAGAGCGCAGAAAAGAGTTGATTAAAGTCGTCGGCCGCTATGCGGAGGATGCGAAAGTTGCTGTCCGTAATGTTCGAAGAGATGCAAATGATGAATTGAAAAAACTGGAGAAAGACGGTGGACTGACCGAAGATGATCTTCGACGCCGTCAAGATGAAGTGCAGAAGTTGACTGATGATTACATCAAGAAAATTGATGAACGAGTCAAAGCAAAGGAACAAGACATTCAGGAAGTGTAA
- a CDS encoding DUF342 domain-containing protein gives MIDLYNMIDIEISDDQMKAELKQSAPFPEGVSKDDILKFLRESGIVFGIHEERIDALIKGVNKTPLTIAEGVKPQNGKDGYIWSMLDEDDSEFTDEQLESKQMVDLKQVIQIPSVTKGEVVGRKINPTDAIPGTNIAGEEVKGRNGKEVVLRQGKNTKLQDEGATLVANIDGQVSVEPRVIHVYPVFEVHGDVNMRTGNIDFVGNVNIRGSVPSGFEIKAKGDIRVHGSVEAAHLEAGGSIYIHQGVVAQGGGLIAAESELVTSFLNQANVKAGGNVTVTKSILHSKVETDGVLNCFDRNGSICGGSVSAVAGLDANEIGNEMNTPTSVYVGVSQSILEKEKANKKLKAEAEDNLQKLGVLLKKLVNKEKENALSAQEKVTKLRIRKSFAEAHENLNIAQSGLDSVSEIIEAVDPIKVKVRKTVYPQVDIHFGKYRKRITTKHKGVSFFLDKSEIRFEPL, from the coding sequence ATGATAGACTTATACAATATGATAGATATCGAAATATCGGACGATCAAATGAAGGCGGAATTAAAGCAATCTGCCCCCTTTCCTGAAGGTGTGTCAAAGGACGATATTTTAAAATTCCTCAGAGAATCTGGGATTGTTTTTGGTATACATGAAGAACGTATTGATGCATTGATCAAGGGTGTAAATAAAACGCCATTGACGATAGCAGAGGGTGTGAAACCTCAGAATGGTAAAGATGGCTATATCTGGTCCATGCTTGATGAAGATGATTCTGAGTTTACTGATGAACAGTTGGAGTCAAAACAGATGGTTGATTTGAAACAGGTGATTCAGATTCCATCCGTGACGAAAGGGGAAGTCGTTGGCAGAAAAATTAACCCCACCGATGCAATTCCGGGAACGAATATTGCAGGTGAAGAGGTCAAAGGTCGAAACGGGAAAGAAGTTGTTCTGAGGCAAGGAAAAAATACAAAACTTCAAGATGAAGGAGCAACACTGGTAGCCAATATTGATGGACAGGTTTCTGTTGAACCTCGTGTGATCCACGTTTATCCGGTATTTGAAGTACATGGGGACGTCAATATGAGAACCGGGAATATTGATTTTGTCGGTAATGTCAATATTCGAGGAAGTGTGCCATCCGGCTTTGAAATTAAAGCGAAAGGTGATATTCGTGTGCACGGGTCAGTTGAAGCTGCGCACTTGGAAGCAGGCGGTTCGATTTATATTCATCAAGGTGTTGTTGCACAAGGCGGAGGGTTAATTGCTGCTGAATCAGAGCTCGTTACGTCTTTTTTGAATCAGGCTAATGTGAAAGCCGGAGGCAATGTTACAGTAACGAAATCGATTTTACATAGTAAGGTGGAAACAGATGGTGTGTTAAATTGCTTTGACCGCAATGGCAGTATTTGTGGAGGTTCTGTCTCAGCGGTGGCTGGTTTGGATGCCAACGAAATTGGCAATGAAATGAATACGCCTACATCTGTATATGTGGGGGTCAGTCAATCGATTTTGGAAAAAGAAAAGGCCAATAAAAAATTGAAAGCAGAGGCAGAAGATAATCTTCAAAAACTGGGTGTTCTCTTGAAAAAACTTGTGAATAAAGAGAAGGAGAACGCTCTATCTGCTCAGGAAAAAGTTACAAAGCTTCGTATCCGAAAATCATTTGCAGAAGCTCATGAAAATCTTAATATTGCTCAATCAGGACTTGATTCGGTCAGTGAGATTATAGAAGCCGTCGATCCGATTAAAGTGAAGGTGCGCAAAACCGTTTATCCTCAGGTGGATATTCATTTCGGGAAATACCGTAAACGGATCACAACAAAGCACAAAGGTGTTTCGTTTTTCCTTGATAAATCGGAAATAAGATTCGAACCCCTGTGA
- a CDS encoding 1-deoxy-D-xylulose-5-phosphate reductoisomerase, giving the protein MKKINLLGSTGSIGTQTLDVIRSHPDQFEMMAMSFGKNSDIGSHQANEFRPEVISVADTETAVKLKKLLDYNPRILTGSEGLSEAACEPADMLVNAVMGRIGLEPTLQAIEHGMDIAIANKETLVTAGHLVTKAAMRNGVKLLPVDSEHSAIFQCLHGNIEKEVSQLILTASGGSFRDFKREELKGVTVKQALNHPNWSMGAKITIDSASMMNKGLEVIEARWLFDMPYDLINVILHRESIVHSMVEYIDGSVLAHMGTPDMRVPIQYALSHPMRLDLNGGQRLKLWEVGKLHFEEMDFERFRLLKLAYDAGKEGGTAPTVLNAANEAAVSLFLKDQIHFLDIETIVERALNDHNHVQEPSLEQIIDVDLNIRTAIERDKK; this is encoded by the coding sequence ATGAAAAAGATCAATCTATTAGGGTCTACGGGATCGATCGGTACACAAACATTGGATGTGATCCGCTCACACCCCGACCAGTTCGAGATGATGGCGATGAGTTTCGGGAAAAACAGTGATATAGGCAGTCATCAGGCGAACGAATTCAGACCTGAGGTGATCAGTGTTGCTGACACTGAAACTGCTGTTAAATTAAAGAAGTTACTCGATTATAACCCGCGCATTCTTACTGGATCTGAGGGTCTGTCTGAGGCAGCTTGTGAACCGGCCGATATGCTGGTGAATGCTGTTATGGGCAGAATTGGACTTGAACCGACATTGCAAGCGATTGAACATGGAATGGATATCGCGATTGCCAATAAAGAAACACTCGTCACTGCAGGTCATCTTGTTACAAAAGCAGCAATGAGAAATGGCGTGAAATTGTTACCGGTTGACAGTGAGCATTCAGCCATTTTCCAATGCCTTCATGGAAACATTGAAAAAGAAGTCAGCCAATTGATTCTGACTGCATCCGGCGGAAGTTTCCGCGACTTCAAGCGCGAAGAACTCAAAGGAGTGACAGTTAAGCAGGCACTGAACCATCCGAACTGGTCCATGGGTGCAAAAATCACCATCGATTCAGCATCCATGATGAATAAAGGACTAGAAGTAATCGAAGCTCGGTGGCTTTTTGATATGCCTTATGATCTGATCAATGTGATTTTACACCGTGAGAGTATTGTTCATTCCATGGTTGAATACATCGATGGCAGTGTTTTGGCGCATATGGGTACCCCGGACATGAGAGTGCCAATCCAATATGCACTATCACATCCCATGCGACTTGATTTAAATGGTGGACAAAGGTTAAAATTATGGGAAGTTGGTAAGCTTCATTTTGAAGAAATGGATTTCGAACGTTTTCGCCTCTTGAAATTGGCTTATGATGCCGGCAAAGAAGGTGGAACGGCACCAACTGTTTTGAATGCTGCTAATGAAGCAGCAGTCTCACTGTTTTTGAAAGATCAAATCCACTTTCTTGATATAGAAACCATTGTGGAAAGAGCGTTAAATGATCATAATCATGTTCAAGAACCATCTTTGGAACAGATTATTGACGTTGATTTAAACATCCGCACGGCCATTGAAAGGGATAAGAAATAA
- the rseP gene encoding RIP metalloprotease RseP yields MNTFLAVIIIFAVLVSIHEWGHLVFAKRAGILCREFAIGFGPKLFSFQRNETLYTVRLFPLGGFVRMAGEDPEMIQIKPGYEIGLKYHDDGKVREIIVNNKSKHPDCEIIQVEKIDLEHDLTISGYMNDEEFVTLDVDEKAHYVYDEKATQIAPYNRQFASKSVGKRAIAIFAGPLMNFVLAVIAFIAYALIAGMPTEEAQVGALTDDGAAIEAGLEPGDTIVEIEGQAVEDWFSMTEEIQSKPEQELDFVVERDGEIFEVSMVTQVREGPDDEEMGVIGVYPPMERNVLDAILFGFTQTYETTILIIEALGMLVTGQFSLDALAGPVGIYEYTGEVVAMGILVLFQWTAILSVNLGIINLLPLPALDGGRLLFIGLEALRGKPVDPQKEGMVHFIGFALLMLLVLAVTWNDINRLFM; encoded by the coding sequence GTGAATACATTTTTAGCAGTTATTATTATTTTTGCAGTACTGGTATCCATTCATGAATGGGGGCACCTGGTATTTGCTAAACGAGCAGGGATTCTCTGTCGAGAGTTTGCCATTGGATTTGGCCCGAAACTGTTCTCTTTTCAACGAAATGAGACACTCTACACCGTACGGCTTTTTCCTTTAGGCGGATTTGTAAGGATGGCTGGAGAAGATCCTGAAATGATACAGATTAAGCCCGGCTACGAAATCGGATTGAAGTACCATGATGATGGAAAAGTGCGTGAGATCATTGTCAATAACAAATCGAAACATCCGGATTGCGAGATTATCCAAGTGGAGAAGATTGATCTTGAGCATGATTTGACCATTAGTGGTTATATGAACGATGAAGAGTTTGTAACCTTGGATGTGGATGAAAAAGCGCATTATGTTTATGATGAAAAAGCTACACAGATCGCACCCTATAACCGCCAGTTTGCTTCGAAGTCAGTTGGCAAAAGAGCAATTGCAATTTTTGCTGGTCCTTTAATGAATTTCGTTTTGGCTGTCATTGCGTTTATTGCATATGCCCTGATTGCCGGAATGCCTACAGAAGAGGCACAAGTAGGTGCTCTGACCGACGACGGTGCTGCTATCGAAGCGGGACTTGAACCAGGTGATACAATCGTTGAAATTGAAGGTCAGGCTGTTGAAGATTGGTTTTCAATGACAGAAGAAATTCAATCGAAACCTGAACAGGAATTGGATTTCGTTGTTGAACGAGATGGTGAAATCTTCGAAGTTTCCATGGTCACGCAGGTTAGAGAGGGGCCTGATGATGAAGAGATGGGCGTGATCGGCGTTTACCCGCCAATGGAACGAAATGTTCTCGATGCCATTTTGTTTGGATTCACCCAAACTTATGAGACGACCATTCTAATTATCGAAGCACTGGGCATGCTTGTTACAGGACAGTTTTCCTTAGATGCATTGGCAGGTCCGGTTGGCATTTATGAATATACCGGTGAAGTTGTTGCAATGGGAATTCTCGTGCTCTTTCAGTGGACTGCGATCTTGAGTGTCAATCTTGGAATTATCAATCTCTTGCCATTGCCCGCACTTGATGGAGGGCGATTGCTGTTCATTGGATTGGAAGCACTCAGAGGCAAACCGGTCGACCCCCAGAAAGAAGGGATGGTCCATTTCATCGGGTTCGCCCTTCTGATGCTGCTTGTCCTTGCCGTGACATGGAATGATATCAACCGGCTGTTTATGTAA
- the pyrH gene encoding UMP kinase, with amino-acid sequence MGDTPVYKRIVLKLSGEALAGEQGFGIDPDMIQSIAEQVREVVNLGVEVAIIVGGGNIWRGIAGSAKGMDRATADYMGMLATVMNSLALQDSLENNGVQTRVQSSIEMRQVAEPYIRRRAIRHLEKKRVVIFAAGTGNPFFSTDTTAALRAAEIEADVILMAKNNVDGVYSADPSVDEYAKKYDNLTYLDLLKDGLAVMDSTASSLCMDNNIPLVVFSISEKGNIARAVKGDEIGTIIRGTE; translated from the coding sequence ATGGGAGATACACCAGTATACAAACGGATTGTTTTAAAATTAAGTGGGGAAGCCCTTGCTGGTGAGCAGGGATTTGGAATAGACCCGGATATGATTCAATCCATAGCTGAACAGGTTCGTGAAGTTGTTAACCTGGGTGTTGAAGTCGCCATTATCGTGGGAGGCGGAAACATTTGGCGAGGAATTGCCGGCAGTGCAAAAGGGATGGACCGTGCAACCGCGGACTATATGGGAATGCTTGCAACGGTGATGAATTCTTTAGCTCTTCAGGATAGCCTTGAAAACAACGGAGTACAAACAAGAGTGCAATCATCTATTGAAATGCGTCAAGTCGCTGAACCTTACATAAGAAGACGCGCCATTCGACATTTGGAGAAAAAGCGGGTTGTGATTTTTGCAGCAGGTACAGGGAACCCGTTCTTTTCGACGGATACTACGGCAGCTTTACGCGCTGCTGAGATTGAAGCGGATGTAATCCTGATGGCTAAAAACAATGTGGATGGCGTCTACAGTGCGGACCCATCAGTTGATGAATATGCCAAGAAATATGATAATCTGACCTATCTTGACTTGTTGAAAGATGGATTGGCAGTGATGGATTCTACTGCGTCATCTTTATGTATGGACAACAATATTCCACTTGTGGTATTCTCCATCTCAGAGAAGGGTAATATTGCCCGTGCAGTAAAAGGCGATGAAATTGGTACGATTATTAGGGGGACTGAATAA
- the rpsB gene encoding 30S ribosomal protein S2, which translates to MAVISMKQLLEAGVHFGHQTRRWNPKMDRYIFTERNGIYIIDLQKTVRKVDEAFKFVRNMAADGGTMLFVGTKKQAQDSVAEEAERCGMYYINQRWLGGTLTNFETIRKRINRLKDIEKMQEDGTFDVLPKKEVVLIKKEWDRLEKFLGGIKEMTKLPDALFIIDPRKERIAVAEAIKLNIPIVGIVDTNCDPDEIDYVIPGNDDAIRAVRLLTSKMADAIIEGNLTEEVAEEESQTEEKTV; encoded by the coding sequence GTGGCAGTAATTTCCATGAAGCAACTACTTGAAGCAGGTGTTCACTTCGGTCATCAGACACGACGTTGGAACCCTAAAATGGATCGCTACATCTTCACAGAAAGAAACGGTATTTACATCATCGACCTTCAAAAGACGGTCAGAAAAGTGGACGAAGCATTTAAATTCGTTCGTAACATGGCGGCTGATGGCGGTACTATGCTTTTCGTCGGAACGAAAAAACAGGCGCAGGATTCTGTAGCTGAAGAAGCAGAACGTTGCGGGATGTACTACATCAATCAGCGCTGGCTCGGTGGTACACTGACCAACTTTGAAACGATCCGTAAGCGGATCAATCGTCTGAAAGACATTGAAAAAATGCAAGAAGATGGTACATTCGATGTCCTTCCGAAAAAAGAAGTTGTTCTTATTAAAAAAGAATGGGATCGTTTAGAGAAATTTCTAGGCGGTATCAAAGAAATGACAAAGCTTCCTGACGCACTGTTTATCATCGATCCTCGTAAAGAGCGTATTGCTGTAGCAGAAGCGATTAAGTTAAATATCCCGATTGTCGGGATTGTGGACACGAACTGTGATCCAGATGAGATTGATTACGTAATTCCAGGTAATGACGATGCAATTCGAGCCGTTCGACTATTAACATCGAAAATGGCTGATGCGATTATCGAAGGTAATTTGACTGAAGAAGTCGCTGAAGAAGAGTCACAGACCGAAGAAAAAACGGTTTAA
- a CDS encoding proline--tRNA ligase, giving the protein MRQRTFLSPTLRDIPTDADVVSHQLMLRAGLIRQSTSGVYSFLPLGFKVLQKVERIVREEMDRAGAQEMIMPSIQPAELWQQSGRWADYGPELMRFKDRHQREFALGPTHEEVITAIVKDDVRSYKELPMTLYQIQTKFRDERRPRFGVLRGREFLMKDAYSFDVDYDGLDKSYSKMYEAYKKIFARCDLNFRAVVADSGAMGGKDTHEFMVLSSVGEDTIAYSDGSDYAANTEIAEVNVSYPQSNENGKPLEKVDTPDQKTIEQVGKYLNADATQCIKAMTFNVDDEAVMVLVRGDHEVNDIKIKHALDARNVTFATEEESSEWMKADFGFLGPVGAPDHLKIVADPAVMVMKNIICGANEANKHYINANVYRDFKVDQIADVRMIQEGDPSPDGKGTIRFKEGIEVGHVFKLGTKYSEALGATVLDDQGKARPIVMGSYGIGVSRTVAAIIEEHHDENGIIWPLSVAPFHAHLVPVNVKQDDQRELSEALYSELQQAGLEVLFDDRQERPGVKFKDSDLLGLPIRITVGKKAGEGIVELKYRKSGETVEVHRKDLLSTITGYISS; this is encoded by the coding sequence ATGAGACAACGTACGTTTTTATCCCCTACACTTAGAGATATACCAACAGACGCTGATGTTGTCAGTCATCAACTGATGCTGAGAGCTGGATTAATTCGTCAAAGTACATCAGGAGTCTATTCCTTTTTGCCTTTGGGGTTTAAGGTACTGCAAAAAGTGGAGCGTATTGTCCGTGAAGAGATGGACCGGGCTGGTGCTCAAGAAATGATCATGCCGTCAATTCAGCCTGCGGAATTGTGGCAGCAATCAGGCAGGTGGGCAGATTATGGTCCCGAACTCATGCGTTTTAAGGACCGCCATCAAAGAGAGTTCGCTCTTGGGCCGACGCATGAAGAAGTGATCACTGCGATTGTGAAAGATGACGTCCGTTCATACAAAGAATTGCCAATGACTTTGTATCAGATTCAGACAAAATTCCGTGATGAACGAAGGCCGAGATTTGGCGTTCTTCGTGGAAGGGAATTTCTGATGAAGGATGCGTATTCCTTTGACGTGGATTACGACGGTCTGGATAAAAGTTATTCCAAGATGTATGAAGCCTATAAAAAAATATTCGCGCGTTGTGATTTGAATTTCCGTGCAGTTGTTGCAGACTCAGGTGCAATGGGTGGGAAAGATACGCATGAATTTATGGTTCTTTCGAGTGTCGGAGAAGACACGATTGCTTACTCTGATGGATCAGATTATGCAGCAAATACGGAAATTGCTGAGGTCAACGTCAGTTATCCGCAGTCGAATGAAAATGGAAAACCACTTGAAAAAGTGGATACACCGGATCAGAAAACCATCGAACAAGTGGGCAAGTATCTGAATGCCGATGCCACACAGTGCATTAAAGCGATGACCTTCAATGTTGATGATGAAGCTGTCATGGTGCTCGTCCGCGGAGATCATGAAGTAAATGATATTAAAATCAAGCATGCTTTAGATGCACGTAACGTAACATTTGCCACTGAAGAGGAATCTTCAGAATGGATGAAAGCGGATTTTGGCTTTCTTGGCCCGGTCGGCGCTCCTGATCACTTGAAAATCGTGGCTGATCCAGCCGTAATGGTGATGAAAAATATCATTTGCGGAGCGAACGAAGCAAATAAGCATTACATTAACGCGAATGTTTACAGGGATTTCAAGGTCGATCAAATTGCAGACGTACGGATGATTCAAGAAGGTGACCCATCGCCGGACGGGAAAGGAACGATACGTTTTAAAGAAGGCATTGAAGTTGGTCATGTGTTTAAATTAGGGACAAAATACAGTGAGGCACTCGGGGCCACTGTTTTGGATGATCAGGGCAAAGCCCGGCCAATCGTAATGGGTTCTTACGGTATAGGGGTTTCGAGAACAGTTGCTGCAATCATCGAGGAGCATCATGACGAAAACGGGATTATCTGGCCGCTAAGTGTAGCGCCGTTTCATGCTCATCTCGTACCGGTCAATGTGAAACAAGATGATCAGCGCGAACTGTCTGAAGCTTTGTATTCTGAACTACAGCAGGCAGGACTCGAAGTGTTGTTTGATGATCGACAGGAACGTCCTGGCGTCAAGTTCAAGGACAGCGATCTTCTGGGTCTGCCAATTCGCATTACTGTTGGTAAAAAGGCCGGTGAGGGGATTGTGGAGTTGAAATACAGAAAATCCGGTGAAACGGTTGAAGTACACCGAAAAGACTTACTATCAACCATTACCGGTTATATAAGCAGCTGA